A stretch of DNA from Armatimonadota bacterium:
GACCCGGGCGGGCGGGTCGCCCTGCAGCACCAGGACGGCGTCCATCCCCAGCCGCCGGGCCGCGGCCGCGGTCATGCGGGCGTGGTTGGACTGCACGGCCCCCACGGTGACCACCACGTCGCACCCCTCGGCCTGAGCCTGCCCCAGCAGGAACTCCAGCTTGCGGGCCTTGCTGCCCCCCAGGGCCAGGCCCGTCAGGTCGTCGCGCTTGATCCAGATGCGCGGGCCGCCCAGGTAGGCCGACAGCCGCGGCGCCTCCTCCAGCGGGGTGGGCAGGTGGGCGAGGCGCACCCGGGGCAGCCTGTGCAGGTCCACTGACTCCACCGGTCTCCTCCTCCCGGCCGCGCGCGGTCCCGACGATGAGGTTCGACGCCGCGGTCCGTTCTCCCGGCCGGGTCAGGGATCGGAGACCAGGGGCGTGCGGGACCGCGGGTAGCTGCCCAGGACGCGGAGGAAGATCGTCAGCCGGCTCAGCTCGGCCAGCGCCTCGGCGACCGCGGGGTCGTCGCGGTGTCCTTCGAAGTCCACGTAGAACAGGTACTCCCAGGGGACCTGGCGCCGGGGCCGGGACTCCAGCTTGGTCAGGTTGATGCCCCGGGTGGCGAACGCCCCCAGGGCCCGGTACAGGGCGCCGGGCACGTTGGCGGTGGTGAAGACGATGGACGTCTTGCTGTCGCCCTCCCGCGGCGCCGGCGCGGGCGCCAGAGCCAGGAACTTGGTGTAGTTGGCCGGGTTGGTCTCGATCCCCTCGGCCAGAACCGCCAGGGAGTAGATGCGGGCCGCCGTCCGCCCGGCGATGGCCCCCACGCCCGACAGGCGCTGCTCGGCCACCATCCGCGCGCTGCCGGCGGTATCGGAGGCGGGCACGGGCTCCAGCCCGTGGGCCCGCAGGAAGGCCTCGCACTGGGCCAAGGCCTGCGGGTGGGAGTGGACCCGCCGGATGTCGGCCACCGTCTGGCCGGGCAGCGCCAGCAGGCAGTGGCGGATCCGCAGGTCCAGCTCGGCGGTGATGAACAGGGAGTGGGCCACCAGCAGGTCGTAGGTCTCGTTGATGGATCCGGCCTGGGAGTTCTCCACCGGCACGACGCCCCGGTCGGCGCGGCCGGCGGCGACGGCCTCAAAGACGTCCCGCAGGGACGGGCAGGGCAGCACCTCCACCTCGCCGAACAGCAGCCCCACCGCCTCCTCGCTGTAGGCTCCCCGCTCTCCCTGGAAGGCGACCCGCACCGCCACCCTCCTCTAGACGTCCCGCAGGTCCACCTGCACCGGCCGGCCGCCGCGCAGGTACACCCGGGGCACCCGGGGTCCGATCCCGCACAGGACCTCGTACGCGACGGTGCCGGCGCGGGCCGCCACCTCGTCGGCGCGGACCTGCTCGCCCAGCAGGTCCACCACCTCGCCCACCGCCGCCGGGCCGTCTCCCAGGTCGGCCATCAGGTAGTCCATGCACACCGTCCCCGCCACCGGTACGCGGCGGCCGCCCATCCACACCTGGCCGCCCTCCCCGGCCCGGCGCGGGTAGCCGTCGGCGTATCCGCAGGCCACGGTGGCGATGGTGGTCTCCCGGCGGGCGCGGTACCGCGCCCCGTAGCTGACGGACGTGCCGGCGCTCACGCGCGCCACCCGCACCACGCGGCTGCGCAGCCGCAGCACCGGGCGCAGCGCCAGCCCTGCCAGGTGGGGCGCGGGCGGGAGTCCGTACAGGGCGAGGCCGATCCGCACCAGATCGTAGTGGGCGTGGGGGAAGGCCAGGGCGGCGGCGCTGTTCGCCGCGTGCGCCACCGCGCGGGGAAACCGGGCCCGCACCTCCGGCAGGACCGCCTCGAACCGTCGGAGTTGCTCGACCGCCGCCGACGGATCGGCATCGTCGGCGGTGGCCAGGTGGGTGTAACAGCCGGAGACCACGGCCCCGGCGGCGGCCAGGCGGTCCAGCGCCGGGACGACCTCCCCGGGGCGCAGCCCCAGCCGCGTCATCCCCGTATCCACCTTGAGGTGCAACCCCACCGGCGGGGCGGCTCGCAGGACCGCCTCCAGCCCCTCGGCCGAGGCGATGGTCAGCTGCAGGTTCCACCGGGCGGCGTCCATTAGCTCGGCCGGGTCCCATGCGCCCAGGACGAGCACCGGCGCGGTCACGCCGGCCCGGCGCAGCGCGACCCCCTCCCGGACCGTGGCCACCCCCAGCCACGACGCCCCCGCGTCCAGGGCGGCCCGCGCCACCGGAACGACCCCGTGGCCGTAGGCGTCGGCCTTGACCACCGCCATCAGGGCGCACCCCGGCCGCAGGATCGCCCGCACCGCGGCCACGTTCCCGGCCAGCGCATCCAGGTCCACCTCCGCCCAGGTCCGCCGGGTGGCCTCCTCCACCACCGCCGCGTCCACCAGCGCGGCAGAGATCAGGCCTGCGGATGTGTCCATGGTCGGCGCCTCCGTGCCCGGGCCCGGCTATCCCCGCAGGGCTCCCGCCAGCAGCCCGCGGAGGAAGTAACGGCCCAGCAGGATGTAGACCAGCAGCGTCGGCAGCGCGGCCAGCAGCGCTCCCGCCATCTGCACGTTCCACTCCACGATGTAGCTGCCCGCCAGATTGTACAGGGCCACCGTCACCGGCCGCACGGCCGGCTTCTGGGTCAGGACCACGGCGAACAGAAACTCGTTCCAGATGGAGGTGAACTGCCAGATCAGGACCACCGCGAACGCGGGCAGGGACAGCGGCAGCAGCACCCGGCCGTAGATGCCCAGCAGGCCGGCGCCGTCCACCCGGGCGGCATCCACCAGCTCGTCGGGAATTGTGGCGTAGTAGTTCCGAAAGATCAAGGTCGTGATGGGAATGCCGTAGACGATGTGCACGAACGCCAGCCCTGCGATAGACCCATACCCCGGCACCAGCCCGCTCAGGCCCGGGGGGACGCCCACAGCCTCCGCCAGCGCGTTGACCCGCTGCAGGGTCCGCACGAGGGGAATGAGGATGCTCTGGTAGGGGATGAACATCCCGAACAGCAGCAGGGGGAAGATCAGGTCCGATCCCCGCAGGCGGCCCTTGGCCAGCACGAAGCCGTTGAGGGATCCCACGAAGGAGGAGATCACCGACGCCGGCACGGTCAGCGCCACGCTGTTCAGCACGTGGGGCTGGAGCTGCCGGTAGGCCTGCCGGAAGCTGTCCAGGCTGACGGTGGACGGCAGGTGCCACATGCGGTCCAGCCCCGCCTCGGCGTAGGACTTCAGGCCCGTGATCAGCAGCAGGTAGACCGGCAGGGCGTAGAACGCCGCCGCCGCCAGCAGGGGCAGGTACACCAGCGCGCGGCCCAGGGCCCCGGCCGCCATCCGGGGGATGACCGCCGCGGGCGACAGGGTCGCCGCCGGCGCCGGGCCGGCCGGCCGCCTCACGGCTGCACCTCCCGCCGGGCTCCCGAGACCAGGTAGGGGACGGTCAGCAGGCTGACGGCCACCAGCATGACGATGGCGATGGAGGCTCCCAGGGCGTACTGGTCGCCGTGGAAGGTGGCCTCGAACATGAAGTAGGCCGGCACGTCGGTGGCGAACCCCGGCCCCCGCTTGCTCATGGCGGCCACCAGGTCGAAGATCTTCAGGGAGATGTGCCCCAGCACGATCAGGGCGCTGAGGGTGACCGGGCGGATGGACGGCAGCAGCACGAACCGGTAGACCGCCCACTCGCTGGCCCCGTCGATGCGGGCCGCCTCCCGCAGTTCGTCGGGCACGCTGCGCAGGGCCGCCAGGTACAGGGCCATCACGAAGCCGGACATCTGCCAGGTGGCAGCGATGACCACCGAGAGCATGGCCACCGGGATGCCCCACAGAGGGCTGGCCAGCCCTCCCAGACCGATCTGGTCCAGCAGCCGGCCCACGGCGCTGTCGGGGTGGATGTGCAGGATGGTGGGGTCCGTATACCACCGCAGGGGCGGGAGCCCCACCCGGGCCAGCAGGACGTTGATCCCGGTCAGGCGTCCGGTGGCCGGGTCGCCCGGGGCCAGCAGCCACCGCCAGGCGACCCCGGTCACGATGAACGAGATGGCCAGGGGAAACAGGTACAGGGTCCGGAAGACGCCCTCTCCCCGCACGCCCCGGTCCAGCAGGATGGCCAGGCCCAGCCCCAGGGTCATGCAGGCCGCTACCAGCAGGATCGTGAACACCACGGTGTTGCGCAGGTCGATCTGAAATCGCGCAGTCTGGAACAGGCTGAGGTAGTTGGCCACCCCCACCCATGCC
This window harbors:
- the pheA gene encoding prephenate dehydratase, with the translated sequence MAVRVAFQGERGAYSEEAVGLLFGEVEVLPCPSLRDVFEAVAAGRADRGVVPVENSQAGSINETYDLLVAHSLFITAELDLRIRHCLLALPGQTVADIRRVHSHPQALAQCEAFLRAHGLEPVPASDTAGSARMVAEQRLSGVGAIAGRTAARIYSLAVLAEGIETNPANYTKFLALAPAPAPREGDSKTSIVFTTANVPGALYRALGAFATRGINLTKLESRPRRQVPWEYLFYVDFEGHRDDPAVAEALAELSRLTIFLRVLGSYPRSRTPLVSDP
- the alr gene encoding alanine racemase codes for the protein MDTSAGLISAALVDAAVVEEATRRTWAEVDLDALAGNVAAVRAILRPGCALMAVVKADAYGHGVVPVARAALDAGASWLGVATVREGVALRRAGVTAPVLVLGAWDPAELMDAARWNLQLTIASAEGLEAVLRAAPPVGLHLKVDTGMTRLGLRPGEVVPALDRLAAAGAVVSGCYTHLATADDADPSAAVEQLRRFEAVLPEVRARFPRAVAHAANSAAALAFPHAHYDLVRIGLALYGLPPAPHLAGLALRPVLRLRSRVVRVARVSAGTSVSYGARYRARRETTIATVACGYADGYPRRAGEGGQVWMGGRRVPVAGTVCMDYLMADLGDGPAAVGEVVDLLGEQVRADEVAARAGTVAYEVLCGIGPRVPRVYLRGGRPVQVDLRDV
- a CDS encoding carbohydrate ABC transporter permease yields the protein MAAGALGRALVYLPLLAAAAFYALPVYLLLITGLKSYAEAGLDRMWHLPSTVSLDSFRQAYRQLQPHVLNSVALTVPASVISSFVGSLNGFVLAKGRLRGSDLIFPLLLFGMFIPYQSILIPLVRTLQRVNALAEAVGVPPGLSGLVPGYGSIAGLAFVHIVYGIPITTLIFRNYYATIPDELVDAARVDGAGLLGIYGRVLLPLSLPAFAVVLIWQFTSIWNEFLFAVVLTQKPAVRPVTVALYNLAGSYIVEWNVQMAGALLAALPTLLVYILLGRYFLRGLLAGALRG
- a CDS encoding sugar ABC transporter permease, giving the protein MRLSDRAVAWALIVPSLAAVGVFVYGFIGWTAWVSLTNWAGLRPQLAWVGVANYLSLFQTARFQIDLRNTVVFTILLVAACMTLGLGLAILLDRGVRGEGVFRTLYLFPLAISFIVTGVAWRWLLAPGDPATGRLTGINVLLARVGLPPLRWYTDPTILHIHPDSAVGRLLDQIGLGGLASPLWGIPVAMLSVVIAATWQMSGFVMALYLAALRSVPDELREAARIDGASEWAVYRFVLLPSIRPVTLSALIVLGHISLKIFDLVAAMSKRGPGFATDVPAYFMFEATFHGDQYALGASIAIVMLVAVSLLTVPYLVSGARREVQP